Below is a window of Blastocatellia bacterium DNA.
GGGCGACCGTCGTCGGGTGCACCCTTTGCGTCCGCCGATCATTTCGCCGACGGCAGAGGCGACGTGGCCTCTTCCTCCCAGAATCGTTCGCTGAGATACTTATCGCCGCTGTCGGGAAAGATGGTCACGATCACGCCCGAGCGCACGCGCCGGGCGACGGCGAGCGCGGCAGCCGCTGCCGCTCCCGATGACACGCCCACAAGCAACCCTTCCTCCCGGGCCAGCCGCCGAACCATCTCCTGAGCCTCCTCGGTCGTCACGGTCAGATTTTCGTCGGCCAGAGACGGATCGTAAATTCCCGGCACGATGGCCGTGGGCATGTGCTTGAGCCCCTCCAATCCATGAAACGGACTGTCGGGTTGAACGGAGATCAACCGAATGCTCGGGTTGAGTTCCCGCAATCGCCGACCGGTCCCGACGAACGTTCCGCTCGTTCCCAATCCGGCGACGAAGTGGGTGATCCGCCCTTCGGTCTGTTCAAAAATTTCCGGGGCCGTTGTCAGGTAATGCGCCCGCCAGTTAGCCGGATTGTTGTACTGGTCCGCGTAGAAGTAGAGATCGGGATTTTGCTGATAGAGGCGGCGGACTTCGCGGATCGCGCCGTCGGACCCTTCGCGTGGATCGGTGAAGACCAGTTCCACGCCGAAGGCGCGAAGAATGCGCTTGCGTTCCGGCGTGACGTTGGCCGGGACGACGAGCTTCACCCGGTAGCCTTTGACCCGACCGATCCAGGCGTAGGCAATGCCCGTGTTCCCCGATGTCGAATCAAGGATGATCTTATCGGGCGTGAGCTGGCCGCTTCGCTCCGCTTCCTCAATGATGTTGAGCCCGGCGCGATCCTTGACCGAACCGCCGGGGTTGTACCATTCGGCTTTGGCGTAAAGCTCCACGCCCTCGAGGTCTCGGGCGATCCGTCGCAACCGCACGAGCGGCGTTCGCCCGACCAGTTGCACCAGGTCAACGGGTCTCT
It encodes the following:
- a CDS encoding cysteine synthase family protein, with the translated sequence MYTLSPEIGQRERPVDLVQLVGRTPLVRLRRIARDLEGVELYAKAEWYNPGGSVKDRAGLNIIEEAERSGQLTPDKIILDSTSGNTGIAYAWIGRVKGYRVKLVVPANVTPERKRILRAFGVELVFTDPREGSDGAIREVRRLYQQNPDLYFYADQYNNPANWRAHYLTTAPEIFEQTEGRITHFVAGLGTSGTFVGTGRRLRELNPSIRLISVQPDSPFHGLEGLKHMPTAIVPGIYDPSLADENLTVTTEEAQEMVRRLAREEGLLVGVSSGAAAAAALAVARRVRSGVIVTIFPDSGDKYLSERFWEEEATSPLPSAK